The sequence GCTCGCTGACCACGTTGCTGACCGACGCGGGGCTGAGGCCGGTCTCGCGGGCCAGGTCCTGGCGGCTGAGCGGCCCGTCGAAGTACAGCCGCCTCAGCAGTACCGACCGGTTGGTGCGGCGCAGGTCGCGCACGGTCCTCCGGCGCCGTTCCGGCATCGGCCCCCCTCATCCCGCGGCCCGGGCCGGGCCGCGTCCCCCGCAGGTTCTCAGGTCTTGACCCCACCATTATGTCACTGCTTAGATCACGGCGTGAAATAAGGTGTGATCTAACTCTCCGAGTGACCCTCGTCACCTGATCGGAAGGCCGAGCCGATGCGTCCTACCCCCTCGCGGGCCCTCGCCGTCCTCGCGGCCGGGCTCCTGGCCACCTCCGCGGCGGGCTGCGGCGGCGGCACCACGTCCGGCGGCGGGAACGGCGACCCGAAGACGCTGACCTACTGGGCCAGCAACCAGGGCACCGACCTCGCGGCCGACCGGAAGGTGCTGGACCCCGAGCTGGCCAAGTTCGAGAAGCAGACCGGCATCAAGGTGAAGCTGGAGGTCGTCCCCTGGACCGACCTGCTCAACCGCATCCTCGCCGCCACCACCTCCGGCCAGGGACCGGACGTGCTCAACATCGGCAACACCTGGTCGGCGTCGCTGCAGGCGACCGGCGGCCTGCTGCCCTTCGACTCCGCCGCGATGGCCGAGGTCGGCGGCGCGCGGCGGTTCGTGCCCGCCGCGCTCGCCGCCGCGGGCGCCAAGGGCAGGGACCCGGCCGCCGTCCCGCTCTACTCCCTCGCCTACGGCCTCTACTACAACAAGAAGATGTTCGCGGACGCGAACCTGGAACCGCCCGGGACGTGGCGGGAACTGATCGACGCCGGCCGCGAGCTCACCAAGGACGGCAGGTACGGCATCGCGATCGAGGGCGCCAGCATCCCCGAGAACGTCCACCAGGCGTTCACGCTCGGCCAGATGTACGGCGCCGACTTCTTCACCCCGGACGGCAGGCCCCAGTTCGCCACCCCGCAGGCCGTCGCGGCGGTCAAGTCCTACGTCGACCTGCTCGGCAAGGAGAAGATCGCCGCGCCGGGCAACGCCGAGTACTCGGCCAACCAGTCGCTGAACGACTTCGCCACCGGCAAGGCCGCGATGCTGCTGTGGCAGGCCACCACCAGCGGGC is a genomic window of Actinomadura citrea containing:
- a CDS encoding ABC transporter substrate-binding protein is translated as MRPTPSRALAVLAAGLLATSAAGCGGGTTSGGGNGDPKTLTYWASNQGTDLAADRKVLDPELAKFEKQTGIKVKLEVVPWTDLLNRILAATTSGQGPDVLNIGNTWSASLQATGGLLPFDSAAMAEVGGARRFVPAALAAAGAKGRDPAAVPLYSLAYGLYYNKKMFADANLEPPGTWRELIDAGRELTKDGRYGIAIEGASIPENVHQAFTLGQMYGADFFTPDGRPQFATPQAVAAVKSYVDLLGKEKIAAPGNAEYSANQSLNDFATGKAAMLLWQATTSGLTNLGMKPGDWGVVPTPRPSPAPPGGRNITSMVAGINIAVFKSTGNREGALKFVKFMTGDEEQKILNRAYGSLPSVVSAQSDPAFDTADLKVFKRVLATSAAPLPQVPQESQFETAVGTAMKELFADAAAGRPITEAKVRERLAAAQQQMGG